CTGTGTTCCTCTCAAATTGGAGGGCCACAATTTCCTCCACAGCCCCACAGACAATTGATGGATTATGGGCTGAAATTTCTGGGATAGGTTTTGAACTCTGATCACCATTTGTGGTGTACTGGGGCAGATTATGTTGTCTCACCTGCTGCTGCATGTATGCACCACTGTCCTCATGAGTCTTTTGAGGACTGTTGCACATCTCAACTGAGTCTGTGCTGGACAAGCATCTTTTTATACTTCCTGGTTTACATAGCCGCCCAGGGTCGACTGCGGTGACCTTGTCATTTTGATTGAGTAGACACCTGGACTTCTGAAAATAGGTCGCATAAAAATTGGTTCTCTCTAATAATGTATTTTTCTCATCAAATGACAGATGTTGTAGAGAACCAATTTttgccttcctctcctctttggtCAGATGAAAATATGGAGAATACTTCTGGAACTTCATTTTAAGCATTCTAGACGATGGCTGATTCTCAGTTGTAGGTATCACAGAGGATGGAGCTGAAATATTCACCAAAGTAGCAGTAGAACAATCTATTGGTGTATCAGGCTGGTATGGTTTTGGATCCTTCTTTTTTCCAGTTTCCCTGAGATTTTTCTCCTGTTTTGGTACATTTTGGACATTCTTATGCTCTGGCTTCACTGTCAATATGCAGACAGAGGTACTTGTTTGTTGACCGCTCTCTGACTCCATTGAAATCGATCTCTGCATGTTGTTAGTTTCTCGTGCCGACAATCTGGGATCCTTAATGACACGTGAAGAATAAACTATAGTAGAGACTGGTTCCAATGCACCTGTTGCAGATGTAGACTGTCGCCATAAGTTATCCTGGTTCGTGGACAGGGTGTTCGAAACTTGTTGACAAGACTGAACTTGGTTACCTAAGTGGGGTTTATTATGGTCAAATTGAGCTGTTCCAGCATGGCTTGGGATCTTTAAATGTATAGGATCAGTAACCAGTCCATTGTCTTCCAAGAAGGTAATTGAAccagtgaatggtggtggtaaaggAGGAGCCCAGGAACTAAAGGGTGGTGGGGGCTGGTCGCAGGGACTAAAGGGTGGTGGGGGCTGGTCGCAGGGACTAAAGGGTGGTGGGGGCTGGTCGCAGGAACTAAAGGGTGGTGGGGGCTGGTCGCAGGGACTAAAGGGTGGTGGGGGCTGGTCGCAGGGACTAAAGGGTGGTGGGGGCTGGTCGCAGGGACTAAAGGGTGGTGGGGGCTGGTCGCAGGGACTAAAGGGTGGTGGGGGCTGGTCGCAAGGACTAAAGGGTGGTGGGGGCTGGTCGCAGGGACTAAAGGGTGGTGGGGGCTGGTCGCAGGGACTAAAGGGTGGTGGGGGCTGGTCGCAGGGACTAAAGGGTGGTGGGGGCTGGTCGCAGGGACTAAAGGGTGGTGGGGGCTGGTCGCAGGGACTAAAGGGTGATGGAGACGGTGTGGGTTGCACACAGGAGCTAAAAGGTGGTAGAAGTTGGGCACAGGAACTAAAGGGTGATGGGGGCTGGACACAGGAACTAAAGGGTGATGTGGGCTGGACACAGGAACTAAAGGGTGATGGGGGCTGGACACAGGAACTAAAGGGTGATGTGGGCTGGACACAGGAACTAAAGGGTGATGGGGGCTGGACACAGGAACTAAAGGGTGATGGGGGCTGGACACAGGAACTAAATGGTGATGGGGGCTGGACACAGGAACTAAAAGGTGTTGGAGGTTGGTCGCAGGGACTAATGGGCGCTGGGGACTGGTCGCAGGGACTAAAGGGCGGTGGGGGCGGGTCGCAGGGACTAATGTGTAGTGGAGGCGGTGGGGGTTGGTCACTTCCGTTGTGATACAATTGGTTTGCGATTGATGTAATGTTTTGGAAGTTCTGTTGATCAGCTCTTTGGAATGGGGGGTTTGTTCCAAATCCCTGAGATCTGTATCCAGGCAATGGACTTTCAGTTGTCCCAAAATGTTTGAATGTCACTGTCGCATTCTGACCTCTACCCACTCTTTGAGCCACGGTGCAGGTCTCCAAACATGCCGCTGAATCTGGGAAAGATGAAACAAAGCAATTATTAATACTACATGGGCTATAGTTTGCGTATATTAAATATAAAACATGGATCATCAGCTGATGATGAATATGCTGGAATAAATCTAGTCATTTCAACACAATCTGGTTATTGTAATTCCATACCCTTTGTTTTTGGCCCCAGTTTTACAGATGGAACTAGAGTGCTAGTCGGAGAAGAATTTACAGAAGGAACCAATGAAACCATAGCATATGGCAAACATTGCCTTGGTCTCTGTTTTAGCTCCTGGTGTTTGTTGTAGTCAAACAGGAACACCTGTAAACAGAGAATGTGTCAAGTCATGGTCATATGGTCACATTTCAAGTCATGCCTCAGAGCAGCTCTCTCTAAAGGAATGAACTttgaaatatatttatatattgtatatacacacacagagtgtacaaaacattaggaacacctgctctttccatgacatagaccaaccaggtgaatccaggtgaaagttatgatcccttattgatttcacctgttaaatccacgtaaattagtgtagatgaaggggaggacacaggttaaagaaggagatagttgagacatgtattgtgtgcctttcagagagtgaatggccaagacaaaatatttaagttcctttgaacagggtatggtagtaggtgccatgcgcactggtttgagtgtatcaagaactgcaaagctgctgggtttttaatGCTCAAAAGTTTCTTGTGTATCGAGAATGATCCACCACCtacaggacatccagccaacttcacacaactgtgggaagcattggagtcaacatgggccagcatccctgctgAATGCTTTTTCGACAGgggggtgaaactcaatattaggaagatattcctaatgatttgtacactaactcatatatatatatattggccaCTCCTACTCCTTCaatagtttttctttatttttactattatctacattgtagaataatagtgaagacaacagaactatggaataacacacatagaatcatgtagtaaccaaaaaagtgttaaacaaatcaaaatagattttatatttgagattcttcaaagaagccaccctttgctttgatgacagttttgcaaactcttggcattctctcaaccagcttcattaggtagtcaactggaatgtatttcaattaacaggtgtgccttgttaaaagttaaaatcaaatcaaatcaaatcaaatttatttatatagcccttcgtacatcagctgatatctcaaagtgctgtacagaaacccagcctaaaaccccaaacagcaaacaatgcaggtgtaaaagcacggtggctaggaaaaactccctagaaaaaagaaaagttaatttgtggaatttctttcctactTAATgcgttaatgcgtttgagccaatcagttgtgttgtgacatggtacggatggtatacagaagatagccctatttggtaaaagaccaattccatattatgtctagaacagctcaaaaaagcaaagagaaacaacagtccatcattactttaagaaatgaaggtcagtcaatacggaacatttcaaaaactctgaacgtttcttcaagtacTGTCACAAaagccatcaagcgctatgatggaactggctctcatgaggaccaccacaggaaaggaaaacccagagttacctctactgcagaggatacattcattagagttaccagcctcagaaattgcagcccaaataaatgcttcacggattTCAAATAACAGATACATCgcaacatcaacttttcagaggagactgcgtgaatcagaccttcacagtcgaattgctgcaaaaaaacactactaaaggacaccaataagaagaagagacttacttgggccaagaaatacgagcaatggacattagcccagtggaaatctgtcctttggtctgatcagTCCAAagttgagatttttggtttcaaccgccgtgtctttgtgagacgcaaagtaTGTGAGCgggtgatctccgcatgtgtggttcccaccgtgaagcatggaggaggaggtgtgatggcgtgagggggctttgctggtgacattgtctgtgatttatttagaattcaaggcacacttaaccagcatggctagcacagcattctgcagtgattgccatcccatctggtttgcacctagtgggacaatcatttgtttttcaacaggactatgacccaacacacctccaggctgtgtaagggctgtttgaccaagaaggagagtgatggagtgctgcatcagatgacctggcctccacaatcacccgacctcaacccaattgagatggtttcaatcaatcaaatacacatgtttagtagatgttattgctaGTGTAGCTGGTTtgggatggtttgggatgagttggaccgcagattgaaggaaaagcagccaacaagtgcacagcatatataggaactccttcaagactgtttgaaaagcattccaggtgaagctggttgagagaatgccaagagtgtgcaaagctgtcatcaaggcaaagtggctactttgaagaatctaaaatatatatatttttgggttactacatgatcccatatgtgttatttcatagttttgatgtcttcactatgattctacaatgtagaaaatagtaagaagaaagaaaaaaaccctttccaaacttttgactggcactgtatatacagtggggcaaaaaagtttttagtcagccacaaattgtgcaagttctcccacttaaaaatatgagagaggcctgtaatttccatcataggtacacttcaactatgacagataaaatgagaaggaaagaaatccagaaaatcacattgtaggatttttaatgaatttatttgcaaattatgatggaaaataagtatttggtcacctacaaacaagcaagatttctggctctcacagacctgtaacttcttctttaagaggctcctctgtcctccactcgttacctgtattaatggcacctgtttgaacttgttatcagtataaaagacacctgtccacaatctcaaacagtcacactccactatggccaagaccaaagaactgtcaaaggacaccagaaacaaaattgtagacctgcaccaggctgggaagactgaatctgcaataggtaagcagcttggtttgaagaaatcaactgtgggtgcaattattaggaaatggaagacatacaagaccactgataatctccctcgatctggggctccacgcaagatctcacctagtggggtcaaaatgatcacaagaatggtgagcaaaaatcccagaaccacacgggggaacctagtgaatgacctgcagagagctgggaccaaagtaacaaagcctaccatcagcaagggcattgaagatgaaacgtggctgggtctttcagcatgacaatgatcctaaacacaccggccgggcaacgaaggagtggcttcgtaagaagcatttcaagatccttgagtggcctagccagtctccagatctcaaccccataaaaaatctttggagggagttgaaagtccatgttgcccagcaacagccccaaaacatcactgctctagaggatatctgcatggaggaatgggccaaataccggcaacagtgtgtgaaatccttgtgaagacttatagaaaatgtttgacctctgtcattgccaacaaagggtatataaacaaagtattgagataaacttttgttattgaccaaatacttattttccaccataatttacaaataaattcatttaaaaatcctacaatgtgattttctggattttttttttctcattttgtctgtcatagttgaagtgtacctatgatgaaaattacaggcctctcatctttttaagtgggagaacttgcacaattggtggctgactaaatacttttttgccccactgtatgtgtgtatttacactacattaccaaaagtatgtggacacctgctccatcgcacatctcattccaaaatcatgggcattaatatggagttggtcctccctttgctctataacagcctccactcttctgggaaggctttccactagatgttggaacattgctgcagggacttgcttccattcagccacaagagcatcagtgaggtcaggcactggtGTTGATTGACAGTCAGCTCACAGTCAGctcacagtcagcgttccaattcctcccaaaggtgttcgatggggttgaggtcagggatctgtgcaggccagtcaagttcttccacatccatctcgacaaaccatttctgtatggacctcgctttctgcatggggtcattgtcatgctgaaacaggaaagggccttctccaaaagcacataatcatctagaatatcattgtatgctgtagcgttaagatttcccttcactggaactaaggggccgagcctgaaccatgaaaaacagcctcggaccattattcctcatccaccaaactttacagttggcactatgcattcgggcaggtagtgttctcctggcatccgccaaacccagatttgtccgtcggactgccagatggtgaagcgtgattaatTCAccccagagaatgcgtttccactgctccagagtccaatggtgggagctttacaccactctggccgatgcttggcattgcgcatggtgatcttaggcttatgtccggctgctcggccatggaaacccatttcaggaagcgcctgacgaacagttcttgtgctgacgttgcttccagaggcagtttggaactcggtattcAGGTTTGCAATCGAGAACAGACTATTTTTATGCGCTTCACACATCAGCACttagcggtcccgttctgtgagcttgtgtgatctaccacttcacggctgaggctgttctactgccaatgtttgtctatggagattgcttgGCTGTGTATGCAATTTTATAcaactgtcagcaacgggtgtcgctgaaatagccaaatccactaatttgaaggtgtgtccacatacttctgaaTGTATAGTGTATATTATATAAAAGATAGAGAATGACAGTGGGGAAAGATAGACAGAGGTTGTGTCAAAGAGCAGCAAGTGGGATTTGAACTAATGCAGACACCGTAGATATGTGTGCTGGAAGCTGCGGcattaccactagaccagccagGCCACTAAACTTACTGACGAGCTCAAAACTTGCTGAGACAAGCTGTCCCTCGGGACAGCGGGGTCTTTGGACACGTGACAATCGTAATTCACCGTTGGATCATGTGTGCTGATCCTTCCATAACATGGAGGTACTTTTTTCACCTTGCCAAAGAGAACCTATGGGAAGAAAAGCAAAAACATATGTTTTACTTGCTCAATGAATAGAAATAATAACAATTATCATATTGACGACTATTACCATCTAACCTTGAAAATGATGAGTATTTTCCCAGCAGGGGTCCCAGCAGGGGTCCCAGCAGGGGTGTTTCCGCTGATATTTTTCAGGGCCACATCAGCGTGCCTGTGCAAATAGACTCCATATGACGGGTTTCCCAGAGAGTGTTGATCTGTGTTCTCAACCTTCAGTCCGTGTTGATACATTTGCTTAGCTTTTTGGTCAGAGGTGACTAAAAAACAGaacctctcctccatttctctgaCGTGTCTATCCTTTAAACGCATTTCAGATCTGAGATAATAGGAACATGAAAGCAAATGACTGGTCGACAGGGTTAGATGTATCACACAGTGTTCTGAAATTAAATAGAACACCAACTCTACATATATTAGTGATTCCCTCATTAGGCAATTTAGAGATCCTGCAAAGTAGGCATAAAAAGATAATTGGTAAAACTAGGAAATTATGAATGTGCAATTTCCACACACAGGCATACTTCAACTTCAAAGAGAACACTTGATAGGGGATAACAACACCCTCTTTACTTGATAGGGGATAACAACACCCTCTTTACTTGATAGGGGATAACAACACCCTCTTTACTTGATAGGGGATAACAACACCCTCTTTACCTGATAGGGGATAACAACACCCTCTTTACTTGATCACCCTCTTTACTTGATAGGGGATAACAACACCCTCTTTACTTGATAGGGGATAACAACACCCTCTTTACTTGATAGGGGATAACAACACCCTCTTTACCTGATAGGGGATAACAACACCCTCTTTACCTGATAGGGGATAACAACACCCTCTTTACCTGATAGGGGATAACAACACCCTCTTTACCTGATAGGGGATAACAACACCCTCTTTACTTGATAGGGGATAACAACACCCTCTTTACTTGATAGGGGATAACAACACCCTCTTTACTTGATAGGGGATAACAACACCCTCTTTACCTGATAGGGGATAACAACACCCTCTTTACTTGATAGGGGATAACAACACCCTCTTTACTTGATAGGGGATAACAACACCCTCTTTACTTGATAGGGATAACAACACCCTCTTTACTTGATAGGGGATAACAACACCCTCTTTACTTGATAGGGGATAACAACACCCTCTTTACTTGATAGGGGATAACAACACCCTCTTTACTTGATAGGGGATAACAACACCCTCTTTACTTGATAGGGGATAACAACACCCTCTTTACTTGATAGGGGATAACAACACCCTCTTTACTTGATAGGGGATAACAACACCCTCTTTACTTGATAGGGGATAACAACACCCTCTTTACTTGATAGGGGATAACAACACCCTCTTTACTTGATAGGGGATAACAGCACCCTCTTTACTTGATAGGGGATAACAACACCCTCTTTACTTGATAGGGGATAACAACACCCTCTTTACTTGATAGGGGATAATAACACCCTCTTTACTTGATAGGGGATAACAACACCCTCTTTACTTGATAAGGGATAATAACACCCTCTTTACTTGATAGGGGATAACAACACCCTCTTTAGAGGATGATAACAAAGCAATATAAAATGATATTAGATAGTCAGATGTTGCTGGaaaccatatgtttgataccattccattgattccattccagccattattatgagcattCCTCTCCTCAGCAGCTTCCACTGATGTACATATTCATATCATGTTTCAGTACAGAGTTGTATATGCATATAGCACATGCATTCAGTTCTTGTGAAGATATGCACTAATGCCATTGAACAACATGTTGATTGTCACCTTTTTTCAAAGAACTCTCGCAGTAGCTCCTCGTTGTGTATTAGGGTGACATCATCCCACTGCCAGCTGAAGGATATCTCTTTGCCCATGTCCAATCGGGACTCATTCAGAGTTGTCTGTATCAGACTATAGTCCCTGCTCTCTTTGAGGCAGACATCCAAAAGAGCTGGTCAAAAAGAGATGCACATGGACAGGATACAATGTAATTCAACCATCCAACAAAAATACATGGCAAAACACTCTGAACTTTAATTCACAAATCAATAGTTTTagcattattgttattgttgataATAAATTGAATTTATATCACACTTTTTCAAGTGCTAAAAGCATTGTAGAGCGTGGCACTGACTTTATGAGCTATCAGATTATATTATTCAGATTATATTGACATGGGTTCTGAATGTGATTATATGTTTCTCATACCTTTtccatctcccctcttcctcctgggAATGGTGAAATTCCTCAGGGGCGGAGCTCCTATTGCCTGGGAAGAGCTCACGGTTTGAGCTCCTATTGCCTGGGAAGAGCTCACGGTCAAAGCTCCTATTACCTGGGAAGAGCTCACGGTCAAAGCTCCTATTACCTGGGAAGAGCTCACGGTCGGAGCTCCTATTACCTGGGAAGAGCTCAGGGTCAGAGCTCCTATTACCTGGGAAGAGCTCAGGGTCAGAGCTCCTATTGCCTGGGAAGAGCTCAGGGTCAGAGCTCCTATTGCCTGGGAAGAGCTTCGGGATGGAAGTGCCATCTCTCTCTTGCTACCGAGTGTCTCCATGGTGCTGGCCTAATCCAGAACATCACCCTGTTAAAAGTCCACACATCAGATCACAGCCAAGAGGACCGGACAACTTCTTCTTACTACAAAAACTGTTAAAACACCATTTTGTATTTTCTCAATCTGGAATGCTGTCATGGCATGTTTTTGTATGAGGCACACTTCCCCATTTCTGAGTAACA
The sequence above is drawn from the Oncorhynchus gorbuscha isolate QuinsamMale2020 ecotype Even-year linkage group LG11, OgorEven_v1.0, whole genome shotgun sequence genome and encodes:
- the LOC123989482 gene encoding protein TASOR, whose translation is METLGSKREMALPSRSSSQAIGALTLSSSQAIGALTLSSSQVIGALTLSSSQVIGAPTVSSSQVIGALTVSSSQVIGALTVSSSQAIGAQTVSSSQAIGAPPLRNFTIPRRKRGDGKALLDVCLKESRDYSLIQTTLNESRLDMGKEISFSWQWDDVTLIHNEELLREFFEKRSEMRLKDRHVREMEERFCFLVTSDQKAKQMYQHGLKVENTDQHSLGNPSYGVYLHRHADVALKNISGNTPAGTPAGTPAGKILIIFKVLFGKVKKVPPCYGRISTHDPTVNYDCHVSKDPAVPRDSLSQQVLSSSVSLVAWLV
- the LOC124047728 gene encoding protein RNA-directed DNA methylation 3-like, translating into MESVIEPVNGGGKGGAQELKGGGGWSQGLKGGGGWSQGLKGGGGWSQELKGGGGWSQGLKGGGGWSQGLKGGGGWSQGLKGGGGWSQGLKGGGGWSQGLKGGGGWSQGLKGGGGWSQGLKGGGGWSQGLKGGGGWSQGLKGGGGWSQGLKGDGDGVGCTQELKGGRSWAQELKGDGGWTQELKGDVGWTQELKGDGGWTQELKGDVGWTQELKGDGGWTQELKGDGGWTQELNGDGGWTQELKGVGGWSQGLMGAGDWSQGLKGGGGGSQGLMCSGGGGGWSLPL